From a single Centropristis striata isolate RG_2023a ecotype Rhode Island chromosome 14, C.striata_1.0, whole genome shotgun sequence genomic region:
- the znf687b gene encoding zinc finger protein 687b isoform X3, with protein sequence MGDMKTPDFDDLLAAFDIPDIDAKEAIQSAPDEAEGPHGAAGAPLGKSDTVVGGVGSSLRPPSPADSQADTSIVSVIVKNKVRLETTDGEEADADQDPIDVIAGVDVGPRLGACAPGVAESEALNHNGFGASGVSTPLPLSQTQSNGASWSVNTPKVSSEAAGGGAAKSHKQGGNIFNRLKPLVAQGSGDPVGRARKMQLLQQQHQQQQDTGQERADGIKASLPPSSSLSAGSSPLAAGGAVGLASPFFPPAKPLLPPPPSALSSHPLHSSQPFNGAPKGGPAGFQHQQMEEEDSDPDLGSPLVIQESPDSPTCTQLSRRYKSDSQPTSSTASHPKPGDTPSGAALTSSTPQSGSTESPQLEDRHPEHVIEERDSPESPEPEMPKSTAQVAGKRCSSPAVASTPPPAELREPKEEEEEMEVGNGLEKVADKADKGENGRTSEDKMEVDDGKQKPPSSDGGETAAAPPAASGAPARPLKVRIKTIKTSTGGITRTVTRVAPKGGAAGKGLDSKAQAGERKVLGNKAQKLEASPGHMTSSSQKVSALNALPVSTLAASSVMLAAATKVQNKMAASDKAKVSATAVSITKSAALPATPSVASSPKFSVAAGGISVRTSTNKTANGGSGTIIGGTLQPNKPASIVNNTGAVISRSQSSLVEAFNKILNSKNLLPSYKPDLSAPPPPEWGLPLPATGYRCLECGDAFALERSLARHYDRRSLRIEVTCNHCAKRLAFFNKCSLLLHAREHKERGLVMQCSHLVMRPVTVEQMIGQQDITPIGGLLSSSSSSPPVSSPSTTPGGSAVSANSSPMKDSSSPAAAQPRPVRRAPQGPQALMPLPCKKAEGLQYNNFKCPECQTQFSGKAELVTHFQQIRAAPNSTCSQCSPPMMLPNSCAVSAHQRIHKHRAPHVCPECGGIARQASFQTHLEEACLHFARRIGYRCSSCQVVFGGLNSIKSHIQTAHCEVFHKCPSCPMAFKSSPSAQSHISTQHPTLTGGQAKMIYKCVMCDTVFTQKPLLYMHFDTHLAKQKVHVFKCPDCTKLYAQKGSMMEHIKTAHRGPSAKQTESQSDASNPASAPANASGSSGLKSKSSGKPDNSDGEDWGREQEEEEEEEEDDDDDDADEDYEAPGGNSTAPGGSSHPPAQTEWTCPQCQTTFTDNDDYLSHVKMEHGKFPCRICGGTFSTSSSLRRHERVIHEGNKRVFHCQYCTEGKRTFGSRFLLDKHVRLHHRATTDGPERPMTRKRAATGGDGPGSSSEQDGEGGPPGGRAGDEEENATEDGEEAAAGPAKRTRASTSTAPLAPNELEEEDNIFRCVPCGFTTEDGAEFQRHIPQHRADTASFQCLQCGVCFASAGSLSRHRFITHRVRDTQGDTDRGTPRAHGSPDGSPAGSPLAQGEDGDGNLSCKVCGRRFDKASDLNTHFRTHGMAFLTAHKTDKPQ encoded by the exons ATGGGGGACATGAAGACCCCAGATTTTGATGACCTGTTGGCAGCATTTGACATTCCTGACATAGATGCCAAAGAGGCCATCCAGTCTGCTCCAGATGAGGCAGAGGGACCCCATGGAGCTGCAGGTGCACCCCTGGGGAAGTCGGATACTGTGGTTGGGGGTGTTGGGTCGTCTTTGAGACCACCAAGCCCTGCAGATTCCCAAGCGGACACCTCTATTGTTAGTGTgattgtgaaaaataaagtgcGCCTTGAGACCACAGATGGAGAGGAGGCAGACGCAGATCAGGACCCCATCGATGTGATCGCAGGGGTAGATGTGGGTCCTAGACTTGGTGCGTGTGCTCCTGGAGTTGCTGAATCTGAGGCGCTCAACCACAATGGCTTCGGAGCGTCTGGGGTCTCCACCCCCCTTCCCCTCAGCCAGACTCAGTCTAATGGAGCTTCGTGGTCGGTGAACACCCCTAAAGTGTCTTCAGAAGCAGCCGGTGGCGGTGCAGCCAAATCTCACAAGCAAGGCGGGAACATTTTCAACAGACTTAAACCGCTTGTGGCACAGGGGTCTGGAGATCCAGTGGGGCGGGCCAGGAAGATGCAGCttctacagcagcagcaccagcagcagcaggacacgGGTCAAGAGAGGGCGGATGGCATCAAAGCATCGTTACCGCCATCGTCCTCTCTGTCAGCTGGGTCGTCTCCTCTGGCGGCAGGCGGGGCAGTCGGACTTGCCTCGCCTTTCTTTCCACCTGCCAAGCCTCTTCTTCCCCCTCCGCCGTCCGCACTGTCGTCACACCCGCTGCATTCGTCTCAGCCTTTTAATGGGGCGCCTAAAGGGGGCCCTGCTGGATTTCAGCACCagcagatggaggaggaggattcTGATCCTGACTTAGGGAGTCCGCTGGTGATCCAAGAGAGCCCAGACTCCCCGACTTGCACGCAGCTGAGCCGACGGTACAAGTCCGACTCGCAGCCCACATCTTCTACAGCATCTCACCCTAAACCTGGGGACACTCCCTCAGGGGCGGCTCTGACTTCATCAACGCCGCAGTCTGGCTCAACAGAGAGCCCCCAGCTGGAGGACCGGCATCCAGAGCACGTCATAGAGGAGAGAGACTCGCCAGAGAGTCCTGAACCAGAAATGCCAAAATCAACCGCTCAAGTTGCAGGTAAGAGGTGCTCCAGCCCTGCAGTGGCCTCCACTCCGCCTCCAGCTGAACTGCGGGAGcccaaagaggaggaggaagagatggaAGTGGGGAACGGGTTGGAGAAGGTGGCTGACAAAGCTGATAAGGGAGAAAATGGGAGAACAAGCGAGGACAAGATGGAGGTTGATGACGGCAAGCAGAAACCTCCATCCAGTGACGGAGGAGAAACAGCTGCTGCACCACCTGCTGCCTCTGGAGCTCCCGCCCGACCCCtcaaagtcagaataaaaacaattaaaacctCCACAGGTGGAATCACCAGAACTGTCACGAGGGTGGCGCCGAAAGGTGGCGCTGCAGGAAAAGGTTTGGACTCTAAAGCTCAAGCTGGGGAACGTAAGGTGTTGGGAAACAAGGCCCAAAAACTTGAAGCCTCACCCGGTCACATGACGTCATCTTCCCAGAAAGTAAGTGCTCTAAACGCTCTGCCTGTGTCCACACTCGCAGCCAGCAGCGTCATGCTAGCTGCTGCCACAAAGGTTCAAAACAAAATGGCAGCATCTGACAAGGCGAAGGTTTCTGCCACTGCTGTCAGCATTACAAAATCTGCAGCCCTGCCTGCAACTCCCTCTGTGGCCTCCTCTCCCAAGTTCTCAGTTGCTGCTGGCGGGATCAGCGTACGTACATCCACGAATAAAACGGCTAATGGAGGGAGCGGCACCATCATCGGCGGGACCCTCCAGCCAAACAAACCCGCCTCCATCGTCAACAACACAGGCGCCGTAATCTCCCGCAGCCAGTCGAGCCTGGTGGAGGCTTTTAACAAAATCCTGAACAGTAAGAACCTTTTGCCGAGCTACAAGCCCGACCTCTCGGCGCCTCCGCCACCCGAGTGGGGTCTCCCGCTCCCGGCCACAGGGTACCGCTGCCTGGAGTGCGGAGATGCTTTTGCACTGGAGCGCAGCCTGGCTCGACACTACGACAGACGATCCCTCCGCATCGAGGTGACCTGCAACCACTGCGCTAAGAGGCTGGCCTTCTTCAACAAGTGCAGCCTGCTTCTGCACGCGAGGGAGCATAAGGAGCGTGGGCTAGTCATGCAGTGCTCGCACCTGGTCATGAGGCCGGTCACTGTCGAGCAGATGATTGGGCAGCAGGACATTACACCCATCGGTG GCCTGCTCTCCTCTtcgtcctcctctcctccagtcTCCTCTCCTTCCACCACGCCTGGAGGCTCCGCCGTCTCTGCCAACTCCAGCCCCATGAAGGACTCATCATCTCCGGCTGCAGCTCAGCCCCGACCGGTCCGCCGCGCTCCTCAGGGCCCGCAAGCACTGATGCCTCTGCCTTGCAAGAAGGCCGAGGGGCTGCAGTACAACAACTTCAAATGTCCAGAGTGCCAAACACAATTCTCTGGCAAGGCTGAGCTGGTCACCCACTTCCAGCAGATCAGAGCTGCTCCAAACTCG aCATGTTCGCAATGCTCGCCTCCCATGATGCTGCCTAACTCGTGTGCCGTGTCCGCCCACCAGAGGATCCACAAACACAGAGCACCTCACGTCTGTCCTGAGTGTGGAGGGATCGCCCGGCAGGCCAGCTTCCAGACCCATCTGGAGGAAGCCTGTCTGCACTTTGCCAGGCGCATTGGATACAG GTGCTCGAGCTGCCAGGTAGTGTTCGGAGGGTTGAACTCCATCAAGTCCCACATTCAGACCGCTCACTGCGAGGTCTTCCACAAGTGCCCCAGCTGCCCCATGGCCTTCAAGTCTTCCCCCAGTGCCCAGAGCCACATCAGCACCCAGCACCCGACTCTCACTGGAGGACAGGCCAA AATGATCTACAAGTGTGTGATGTGCGACACTGTTTTCACCCAAAAACCCTTGCTGTACATGCACTTTGACACTCATTTAGCCAAGCAAAAAGTGCATGTATTCAAGTGTCCTGACTGCACCAAGCTCTACGCCCAGAAAGGATCAATGATGGAGCATATTAAG ACGGCCCACAGAGGACCGTCAGCCAAACAGACCGAGTCTCAGTCCGACGCCTCTAATCCTGCCTCGGCCCCGGCCAACGCATCCGGCTCCTCTGGCCTCAAATCCAAATCCTCCGGAAAACCCGACAACTCCGACGGAGAGGACTGGGGccgggagcaggaggaggaagaagaggaggaggaggacgatgaCGACGATGATGCGGACGAGGACTACGAGGCTCCGGGGGGGAACTCAACCGCCCCTGGGGGCAGCAGTCACCCCCCCGCCCAGACGGAGTGGACCTGCCCTCAGTGTCAGACCACCTTCACTGACAACGACGACTACCTGAGTCACGTGAAGATGGAGCACGGCAAG TTCCCATGTCGTATTTGTGGAGGCACATTCAGCACGTCTTCCAGCCTGAGACGTCACGAGCGGGTCATTCACGAGGGCAACAAGAGAGTCTTCCATTGCCA atattGCACAGAAGGCAAACGCACCTTTGGTAGTCGGTTCTTACTGGACAAGCACGTTCGTCTCCATCACAGAGCCACGACAGATGGACCG GAACGACCCATGACCAGGAAGCGTGCAGCCACAGGGGGAGACGGTCCGGGCAGTTCCTCAGAGCAGGACGGTGAGGGTGGACCTCCTGGCGGCCGGGCGGGAGACGAGGAAGAAAACGCCACTGAGGACGGCGAGGAGGCTGCTGCGGGTCCTGCGAAGAGAACCAGGGCGTCCACTTCGACGGCACCGTTAGCGCCCAACGAGCTGGAGGAGGAAGACAACATCTTCCGCTGCGTCCCCTGCGGCTTCACCACCGAAGACGGGGCGGAGTTCCAGCGCCACATCCCCCAGCATCGGGCCGACACCGCCTCATTCCAGTGCCTGCAGTGCGGCGTCTGCTTCGCGTCAGCCGGCTCTCTCAGCCGGCATCGCTTCATCACTCACCGCGTGCGGGACACCCAGGGCGACACGGACCGCGGCACCCCGCGCGCTCACGGCTCCCCCGACGGCTCGCCCGCCGGCTCCCCTCTGGCGCAGGGCGAGGACGGGGACGGGAACCTGAGCTGCAAGGTGTGCGGCCGGCGTTTCGACAAGGCCTCGGACCTCAACACTCACTTCAGGACCCACGGCATGGCCTTCCTCACCGCACACAAGACGGACAAGCCCCAGTAG
- the znf687b gene encoding zinc finger protein 687b isoform X2 codes for MTPLSVLAAAQRPASQPQVGEGISLAQNNRRSLLPNAAPGVNPGMGDMKTPDFDDLLAAFDIPDIDAKEAIQSAPDEAEGPHGAAGAPLGKSDTVVGGVGSSLRPPSPADSQADTSIVSVIVKNKVRLETTDGEEADADQDPIDVIAGVDVGPRLGACAPGVAESEALNHNGFGASGVSTPLPLSQTQSNGASWSVNTPKVSSEAAGGGAAKSHKQGGNIFNRLKPLVAQGSGDPVGRARKMQLLQQQHQQQQDTGQERADGIKASLPPSSSLSAGSSPLAAGGAVGLASPFFPPAKPLLPPPPSALSSHPLHSSQPFNGAPKGGPAGFQHQQMEEEDSDPDLGSPLVIQESPDSPTCTQLSRRYKSDSQPTSSTASHPKPGDTPSGAALTSSTPQSGSTESPQLEDRHPEHVIEERDSPESPEPEMPKSTAQVAGKRCSSPAVASTPPPAELREPKEEEEEMEVGNGLEKVADKADKGENGRTSEDKMEVDDGKQKPPSSDGGETAAAPPAASGAPARPLKVRIKTIKTSTGGITRTVTRVAPKGGAAGKGLDSKAQAGERKVLGNKAQKLEASPGHMTSSSQKVSALNALPVSTLAASSVMLAAATKVQNKMAASDKAKVSATAVSITKSAALPATPSVASSPKFSVAAGGISVRTSTNKTANGGSGTIIGGTLQPNKPASIVNNTGAVISRSQSSLVEAFNKILNSKNLLPSYKPDLSAPPPPEWGLPLPATGYRCLECGDAFALERSLARHYDRRSLRIEVTCNHCAKRLAFFNKCSLLLHAREHKERGLVMQCSHLVMRPVTVEQMIGQQDITPIGVSSPSTTPGGSAVSANSSPMKDSSSPAAAQPRPVRRAPQGPQALMPLPCKKAEGLQYNNFKCPECQTQFSGKAELVTHFQQIRAAPNSTCSQCSPPMMLPNSCAVSAHQRIHKHRAPHVCPECGGIARQASFQTHLEEACLHFARRIGYRCSSCQVVFGGLNSIKSHIQTAHCEVFHKCPSCPMAFKSSPSAQSHISTQHPTLTGGQAKMIYKCVMCDTVFTQKPLLYMHFDTHLAKQKVHVFKCPDCTKLYAQKGSMMEHIKTAHRGPSAKQTESQSDASNPASAPANASGSSGLKSKSSGKPDNSDGEDWGREQEEEEEEEEDDDDDDADEDYEAPGGNSTAPGGSSHPPAQTEWTCPQCQTTFTDNDDYLSHVKMEHGKFPCRICGGTFSTSSSLRRHERVIHEGNKRVFHCQYCTEGKRTFGSRFLLDKHVRLHHRATTDGPERPMTRKRAATGGDGPGSSSEQDGEGGPPGGRAGDEEENATEDGEEAAAGPAKRTRASTSTAPLAPNELEEEDNIFRCVPCGFTTEDGAEFQRHIPQHRADTASFQCLQCGVCFASAGSLSRHRFITHRVRDTQGDTDRGTPRAHGSPDGSPAGSPLAQGEDGDGNLSCKVCGRRFDKASDLNTHFRTHGMAFLTAHKTDKPQ; via the exons ATgacccctctctctgtcttggCTGCAGCTCAGCGGCCAGCTAGCCAGCCTCAAGTCGGTGAAGGAATATCGCTAGCTCAAAATAACCGGAGGTCGCTGCTACCTAACGCTGCCCCAG gagtTAATCCCGGTATGGGGGACATGAAGACCCCAGATTTTGATGACCTGTTGGCAGCATTTGACATTCCTGACATAGATGCCAAAGAGGCCATCCAGTCTGCTCCAGATGAGGCAGAGGGACCCCATGGAGCTGCAGGTGCACCCCTGGGGAAGTCGGATACTGTGGTTGGGGGTGTTGGGTCGTCTTTGAGACCACCAAGCCCTGCAGATTCCCAAGCGGACACCTCTATTGTTAGTGTgattgtgaaaaataaagtgcGCCTTGAGACCACAGATGGAGAGGAGGCAGACGCAGATCAGGACCCCATCGATGTGATCGCAGGGGTAGATGTGGGTCCTAGACTTGGTGCGTGTGCTCCTGGAGTTGCTGAATCTGAGGCGCTCAACCACAATGGCTTCGGAGCGTCTGGGGTCTCCACCCCCCTTCCCCTCAGCCAGACTCAGTCTAATGGAGCTTCGTGGTCGGTGAACACCCCTAAAGTGTCTTCAGAAGCAGCCGGTGGCGGTGCAGCCAAATCTCACAAGCAAGGCGGGAACATTTTCAACAGACTTAAACCGCTTGTGGCACAGGGGTCTGGAGATCCAGTGGGGCGGGCCAGGAAGATGCAGCttctacagcagcagcaccagcagcagcaggacacgGGTCAAGAGAGGGCGGATGGCATCAAAGCATCGTTACCGCCATCGTCCTCTCTGTCAGCTGGGTCGTCTCCTCTGGCGGCAGGCGGGGCAGTCGGACTTGCCTCGCCTTTCTTTCCACCTGCCAAGCCTCTTCTTCCCCCTCCGCCGTCCGCACTGTCGTCACACCCGCTGCATTCGTCTCAGCCTTTTAATGGGGCGCCTAAAGGGGGCCCTGCTGGATTTCAGCACCagcagatggaggaggaggattcTGATCCTGACTTAGGGAGTCCGCTGGTGATCCAAGAGAGCCCAGACTCCCCGACTTGCACGCAGCTGAGCCGACGGTACAAGTCCGACTCGCAGCCCACATCTTCTACAGCATCTCACCCTAAACCTGGGGACACTCCCTCAGGGGCGGCTCTGACTTCATCAACGCCGCAGTCTGGCTCAACAGAGAGCCCCCAGCTGGAGGACCGGCATCCAGAGCACGTCATAGAGGAGAGAGACTCGCCAGAGAGTCCTGAACCAGAAATGCCAAAATCAACCGCTCAAGTTGCAGGTAAGAGGTGCTCCAGCCCTGCAGTGGCCTCCACTCCGCCTCCAGCTGAACTGCGGGAGcccaaagaggaggaggaagagatggaAGTGGGGAACGGGTTGGAGAAGGTGGCTGACAAAGCTGATAAGGGAGAAAATGGGAGAACAAGCGAGGACAAGATGGAGGTTGATGACGGCAAGCAGAAACCTCCATCCAGTGACGGAGGAGAAACAGCTGCTGCACCACCTGCTGCCTCTGGAGCTCCCGCCCGACCCCtcaaagtcagaataaaaacaattaaaacctCCACAGGTGGAATCACCAGAACTGTCACGAGGGTGGCGCCGAAAGGTGGCGCTGCAGGAAAAGGTTTGGACTCTAAAGCTCAAGCTGGGGAACGTAAGGTGTTGGGAAACAAGGCCCAAAAACTTGAAGCCTCACCCGGTCACATGACGTCATCTTCCCAGAAAGTAAGTGCTCTAAACGCTCTGCCTGTGTCCACACTCGCAGCCAGCAGCGTCATGCTAGCTGCTGCCACAAAGGTTCAAAACAAAATGGCAGCATCTGACAAGGCGAAGGTTTCTGCCACTGCTGTCAGCATTACAAAATCTGCAGCCCTGCCTGCAACTCCCTCTGTGGCCTCCTCTCCCAAGTTCTCAGTTGCTGCTGGCGGGATCAGCGTACGTACATCCACGAATAAAACGGCTAATGGAGGGAGCGGCACCATCATCGGCGGGACCCTCCAGCCAAACAAACCCGCCTCCATCGTCAACAACACAGGCGCCGTAATCTCCCGCAGCCAGTCGAGCCTGGTGGAGGCTTTTAACAAAATCCTGAACAGTAAGAACCTTTTGCCGAGCTACAAGCCCGACCTCTCGGCGCCTCCGCCACCCGAGTGGGGTCTCCCGCTCCCGGCCACAGGGTACCGCTGCCTGGAGTGCGGAGATGCTTTTGCACTGGAGCGCAGCCTGGCTCGACACTACGACAGACGATCCCTCCGCATCGAGGTGACCTGCAACCACTGCGCTAAGAGGCTGGCCTTCTTCAACAAGTGCAGCCTGCTTCTGCACGCGAGGGAGCATAAGGAGCGTGGGCTAGTCATGCAGTGCTCGCACCTGGTCATGAGGCCGGTCACTGTCGAGCAGATGATTGGGCAGCAGGACATTACACCCATCGGTG tcTCCTCTCCTTCCACCACGCCTGGAGGCTCCGCCGTCTCTGCCAACTCCAGCCCCATGAAGGACTCATCATCTCCGGCTGCAGCTCAGCCCCGACCGGTCCGCCGCGCTCCTCAGGGCCCGCAAGCACTGATGCCTCTGCCTTGCAAGAAGGCCGAGGGGCTGCAGTACAACAACTTCAAATGTCCAGAGTGCCAAACACAATTCTCTGGCAAGGCTGAGCTGGTCACCCACTTCCAGCAGATCAGAGCTGCTCCAAACTCG aCATGTTCGCAATGCTCGCCTCCCATGATGCTGCCTAACTCGTGTGCCGTGTCCGCCCACCAGAGGATCCACAAACACAGAGCACCTCACGTCTGTCCTGAGTGTGGAGGGATCGCCCGGCAGGCCAGCTTCCAGACCCATCTGGAGGAAGCCTGTCTGCACTTTGCCAGGCGCATTGGATACAG GTGCTCGAGCTGCCAGGTAGTGTTCGGAGGGTTGAACTCCATCAAGTCCCACATTCAGACCGCTCACTGCGAGGTCTTCCACAAGTGCCCCAGCTGCCCCATGGCCTTCAAGTCTTCCCCCAGTGCCCAGAGCCACATCAGCACCCAGCACCCGACTCTCACTGGAGGACAGGCCAA AATGATCTACAAGTGTGTGATGTGCGACACTGTTTTCACCCAAAAACCCTTGCTGTACATGCACTTTGACACTCATTTAGCCAAGCAAAAAGTGCATGTATTCAAGTGTCCTGACTGCACCAAGCTCTACGCCCAGAAAGGATCAATGATGGAGCATATTAAG ACGGCCCACAGAGGACCGTCAGCCAAACAGACCGAGTCTCAGTCCGACGCCTCTAATCCTGCCTCGGCCCCGGCCAACGCATCCGGCTCCTCTGGCCTCAAATCCAAATCCTCCGGAAAACCCGACAACTCCGACGGAGAGGACTGGGGccgggagcaggaggaggaagaagaggaggaggaggacgatgaCGACGATGATGCGGACGAGGACTACGAGGCTCCGGGGGGGAACTCAACCGCCCCTGGGGGCAGCAGTCACCCCCCCGCCCAGACGGAGTGGACCTGCCCTCAGTGTCAGACCACCTTCACTGACAACGACGACTACCTGAGTCACGTGAAGATGGAGCACGGCAAG TTCCCATGTCGTATTTGTGGAGGCACATTCAGCACGTCTTCCAGCCTGAGACGTCACGAGCGGGTCATTCACGAGGGCAACAAGAGAGTCTTCCATTGCCA atattGCACAGAAGGCAAACGCACCTTTGGTAGTCGGTTCTTACTGGACAAGCACGTTCGTCTCCATCACAGAGCCACGACAGATGGACCG GAACGACCCATGACCAGGAAGCGTGCAGCCACAGGGGGAGACGGTCCGGGCAGTTCCTCAGAGCAGGACGGTGAGGGTGGACCTCCTGGCGGCCGGGCGGGAGACGAGGAAGAAAACGCCACTGAGGACGGCGAGGAGGCTGCTGCGGGTCCTGCGAAGAGAACCAGGGCGTCCACTTCGACGGCACCGTTAGCGCCCAACGAGCTGGAGGAGGAAGACAACATCTTCCGCTGCGTCCCCTGCGGCTTCACCACCGAAGACGGGGCGGAGTTCCAGCGCCACATCCCCCAGCATCGGGCCGACACCGCCTCATTCCAGTGCCTGCAGTGCGGCGTCTGCTTCGCGTCAGCCGGCTCTCTCAGCCGGCATCGCTTCATCACTCACCGCGTGCGGGACACCCAGGGCGACACGGACCGCGGCACCCCGCGCGCTCACGGCTCCCCCGACGGCTCGCCCGCCGGCTCCCCTCTGGCGCAGGGCGAGGACGGGGACGGGAACCTGAGCTGCAAGGTGTGCGGCCGGCGTTTCGACAAGGCCTCGGACCTCAACACTCACTTCAGGACCCACGGCATGGCCTTCCTCACCGCACACAAGACGGACAAGCCCCAGTAG